From the candidate division KSB1 bacterium genome, the window CCATAGTTTTTATACGAATCTCCCACAATCACATGCAGGTTGCGGGCATCGTTGGCGCCGGCAAAAAAATCTGTAGAACCATGAAACTCCGTGGGGATAGGTGTGGAAATCATATTTAAAGCGCCGCCTGTCGTAAATGGGCCATATTTTATTTGGCTTGAACCTTTTCTTACTTCGACGCTGTGCATGCGGCCGACGGTGGGAAAATAGTAAGCCGCCGGAGCGGAATAGGGGGCTGGCGCCGTGAGAATACCATCTTCCATCAATGTGATCTTTTGACTGCGGTCTACGCCGGTGCCCCGCAATCCTATATTGGGTCTAAGTCCGTAGCCATCTTCTTCCTGGATGTTTACACCAGGAATATCGCGGAGCACTTGATGAATATCGTAATGGTTGTTTTGCGCCATTTCCCGCGGTCCGATATAATGCACCGCGCCGGGAATGGGGGCAATTTGATTTTCACCGCCGGTCAGCATAACACGGGAAACGATTACTCGCGATAATTCAATAGCCTGGATTTGTAAACCAATGTTAAGCGTTTGCGTGGCTCCTGCTGTAATTTCTATCTCTTTCTTCTCTATTTTGTAACCGATTCTACTGACAATTAACGAATATTTTCCTGGTGGAATATTTGCAATTTCATATTCGCCGGATTTGGCTGATGCCGAACCAAATGTGGTTCCATCCAAAGTAATGTTGACATTGGCCAACGCTTCTTTGGTAAATTCGTCGGTGATTGTTCCTTTTATGATCCCGGTTTGGGCAAATAAACTCAGGGGAGTACAAATTAAAATAAAAAGGGAGGTTAAAACCGTTGTAAGTAAATTCCGTTTCACTACACTATTCCTAAGTACGATGATTCTATTTTATTTAATTCTGTTCCGGATCACACACTTCACAAATTTCTGTGTAAATACATTCATCGATACACAGGTTACAGTTTTCCACATCTCCTGCCGCAATGGGTTGATACGCCTTTAAATCTTTCAAGAATTCCGTAGTTTTTTTGTCGCCGGATGAAACGAATTGCACAAAATGAAGTAACTGTTCACCTGATTCCTGACTAATCAGATGCTCGATTTTACAGGCATCAATTTCCGCTTGTTCCGGAGTTACGCTTAAAACCTCGGAGAGAAATTTAATGATAATTTTACGCTTGGCAATAACTGAGCGGACCGTATGTTTGCCCATTTGGGTCAGCTGAACAAACCTGTTTAAATCCTCCTCGATGTATCCCCGTTCTTTGAGATGCTTCAGGGTAATGGATGCACTGCCTTTGGTGATGTTAAGGTATTTGGCCACATCCGTAACCCGGGAGTAGCCATGCTTGTTCAAGAGATCGTTCACTGCCATCAAATGATGGGCAATACTGTGGGTGATCTCGTTATGTTCGAACTCTTTCCAG encodes:
- a CDS encoding metal-dependent transcriptional regulator, producing the protein MEVWKEFEHNEITHSIAHHLMAVNDLLNKHGYSRVTDVAKYLNITKGSASITLKHLKERGYIEEDLNRFVQLTQMGKHTVRSVIAKRKIIIKFLSEVLSVTPEQAEIDACKIEHLISQESGEQLLHFVQFVSSGDKKTTEFLKDLKAYQPIAAGDVENCNLCIDECIYTEICEVCDPEQN